Proteins co-encoded in one Gadus morhua chromosome 6, gadMor3.0, whole genome shotgun sequence genomic window:
- the fkbp15b gene encoding FK506-binding protein 15 isoform X2, protein MEGSPMQADRSSSSSSSTSQFFSVGDQGLLAFTMSVVGDIDEYLWREFQGAKLASLFGLDQASSQGNESFQYTAPKQPKKNSGAGLAGQKQAPPPGAPAVLLATAVQAFRYINGQYANQGKLGAAVLGNLSSKEHKLLLYLSQQKQVAAATIHASFVFTVQPNNYCTFYDDQRTNWSLMFDTEKIASDFCKEVCLAKVNSAPTLGGVVMQELGLGEGPAVEAGDSLEVAYTGWLLQNHALGQVFDSNVNKDKLLRMKLGSGKVIKGWDEGMVGMKKSGRRLMVIPPTLAYGSKGLAGRIPADSTLVFEVELRRVKLARDSGSDLTSAAPSPAPSLTPSPAPSMENLTPDSLAPTTSSGPGRPGEHPLRAKSNSLSEQLANPDTAKAKLISRMAKMGQPMLPFLAGGSGQPESSDSELEDSSISRGKERGEVSAPVQITSNPPPATQVHPHPHMVQHTALMPVAPQHAGIPGSGLAFQPYSYGSQTAVASAQLQPLGPGYPAQSVSYMGSGDVTSFLMTEARQHSTEIRLAVGKVADKVDQLSSKMEELNRQGGVSTGLSNASMETSMIMHSIQRLVQENECLKKEVFEKSSRIEEQNRKIGDLINQNQRHVEQSNLLMEQRSDSLQTSSQQSHTRLLEAEKDKVRLTEDLASSVTRAAQLQLDAASSQQRATDLQIKLSAALQEGVGQGERISAMEIQLEELKESVASLQTQYRAEKQRRKEMEQALGEVKEELQDARSDKENLEKTLADRKRKWQAERLRRDEEVEEVRRSSQEEVDGLRAQLRKARSSHDGAASEQLSQLQAELEEEWRGRSEKAAAASREQHRREVSEVSEQREALQQRVGQLQDKLASLKQARDAEQMDSQHQDHSQALQLLQEKYAALEQRSAAAREGLQGRVSELEGKMEEQAAVDTAGEVKRVMNGVFQSLRGQFQVEESYSGQVVLGLIVSTIKNVTLQLLSGSDTQTVKREPQEEEDEEEEEEEEEEEEEEEETMEDNERDVRQRDAAPLVNGEKETEDAEEGQARVVQNGLAGTQAKEESVESVEAVVAVETEVALSPATFVGEEEEEPEAEPTASEGVPGASEVVPTGASEAEPSAASEAEPKASEAEPKASEAEPKASEAEPKASEAEPTADPLTSAPADRQDVMTTQGEPERGRSTTTAADLDPSPASRHTEEPASSSEPEGSSGGPGVDPIGSEVMAPAPLLEGGGASMDTEEPLGAVTVTIEERTGPPKHPPPPPNSQRDGTSLCGGLGEEREEKEEEDEEEFFQSTLTAKPSQPPPDHLEEEEEEEEEEMSLKGRPPPTPLFGEDDDDAEDLDWLS, encoded by the exons ATGGAGGGCTCACCCATGCAAGCAGACaggtcttcatcctcctcctcctccacctcccagttCTTCTCTGTTGGAGACCAAGGCCTGCTTGCATTCACAATGTCTGTGGTGGGAGACATCGATGAATACTTGTGGAGGGAGTTCCAGGG GGCCAAGCTGGCCTCCCTGTTCGGACTGGACCAGGCGTCCAGCCAGGGCAACGAGTCCTTCCAGTACACTGCTCCCAAGCAGCCCAAGAAGAACTCTGGAGCAG gcctgGCAGGCCAGAAACAGGCTCCACCCCCGGGCGCGCCGGCGGTCCTTCTCGCCACGGCAGTCCAAGCCTTCAGATA CATAAATGGACAGTACGCAAACCAGGGCAAACTGGGAGCTGCTGTCCTGGGGAATCTCTCATCGAAAGAG CACAAACTCCTGCTGTACCTGAGCCAGCAGAAGCAGGTGGCCGCAGCCACCATCCATGCAAGTTTCGTCTTTACG GTCCAGCCAAACAACTACTGTACGTTCTACGACGACCAGCGTACCAACTGGTCGCTGATGTTCGATACAGAGAAAATAGCGTCCGACTTCTGTAAGGAG GTGTGTCTGGCCAAGGTGAACAGTGCCCCCACCCTGGGGGGGGTGGTAATGCAGGAGCTGGGCCTGGGGGAGGGCCCTGCGGTGGAGGCGGGAGACTCCCTTGAGGTGGCCTACACCGGCTGGCTGCTCCAGAACCACGCCCTGGGTCAG GTGTTTGACTCCAACGTGAACAAGGACAAGCTGCTGAGGATGAAGCTGGGATCTGGGAAGGTGATCAAA GGTTGGGATGAGGGCATGGTGGGGATGAAGAAGAGCGGGCGTCGCCTAATGGTGATCCCGCCCACTTTGGCCTATGGCTCCAAGGGATTGGCTGGTCGCATCCCCGCTGACAGCACACTGGTGTTCGAGGTGGAGCTTCGACGG GTTAAGCTAGCCAGGGACAGCGGGTCGGACCTGACCAGtgctgccccctcccccgccccctcgctGACCCCTTCACCAGCCCCCAGTATGGAGAACCTGACCCCCGATAGCCTGGCCCCCACAACCAGCTCCGGCCCAGGGAGAcctgg agaACATCCCCTGCGTGCCAAGTCCAACTCCCTCAGTGAACAGCTGGCG AATCCTGACACGGCCAAAGCAAAGCTCATTTCTCGCATGGCCAAAATGGGCCAGCCCATGTTGCCGTTCCTAGCGGGGGGGTCCGGGCAGCCAGAATCCAGTGACTCAGAGCTGGAG GACTCCAGTATTtccagggggaaggagagaggagaagtatCAGCTCCCGTTCAGATCACCTCCAACCCACCCCCCGCCACACAAG TGCATCCTCATCCTCACATGGTGCAGCATACTGCCTTAATGCCCGTCGCCCCGCAGCATGCTGGGATACCAGGCTCAGGGCTCGCCTTCCAG CCCTACTCGTACGGCAGCCAAACTGCAGTGGCGTCCGCACAGCTCCAGCCCTTGGGTCCCGGGTACCCCGCCCAGAGTGTCTCCTACATGG GCTCTGGTGATGTCACTTCCTTCCTGATGACAGAGGCCCGGCAGCACAGCACTGAGATCAGATTGGCCGTCGGTAAAGTTGCCGATAAAGTTGACCAGCTGAGCTCAAAG ATGGAGGAGCTCAATCGGCAGGGTGGTGTGTCAACGGGCCTCTCCAACGCCTCAATGGAAACCTCCATGATCATGCACAGCATCCAGAGACTCGTTCAG GAAAACGAGTGTTTGAAGAAGGAGGTGTTTGAGAAGAGCTCCCGCATTGAGGAGCAGAACCGGAAGATCGGGGACCTCATCAACCAGAACCAGAG ACACGTGGAGCAAAGCAACCTTCTGATGGAGCAGAGGAGCGACTCCCTGCAGACCTCCAGCCAACAGAGCCACACGCGCCTTCTGGAGGCGGAGAAAGACAAG GTGCGTCTCACCGAGGACCTAGCGTCCTCCGTTACCCGTGCGGCTCAGCTCCAGCTGGACGCGGCCTCCAGCCAGCAGAGGGCGACGGACCTGCAGATCAAACTGTCTGCTGCCCTGCAGGAGGGGGTCGGCCAAGGGGAGCGCATCAGCGCCATGGAGATCCAGCTGGAAG agctGAAGGAGAGCGTAGCCTCGCTCCAGACTCAGTACCGTGCGGAGAAGCAGAGACGTAAGGAGATGGAGCAGGCACTGGGAGAGGTCAAGGAGGAGCTGCAGGATGCGAGGAGTGACAaggagaacctggagaag aCGCTGgcggacaggaagaggaagtggcagGCAGAGCGGCTGCGGCgggacgaggaggtggaggaggtgcggaggagcagccaggaggaggtggacggcCTGAGGGCGCAGCTCCGCAAGGCCAGGAGCAGCCACGACGGAGCGGCCTCGGAACAG ctgtcCCAGCTGCaggcggagctggaggaggagtggcGGGGTAGGAGTGAGAAGGCGGCTgctgccagcagggagcagcaCAGACGGGAGGTGTCTGAGGTGTCGGAGCAGAGAGAGGCTCTGCAGCAGAGGGTGGGCCAGCTACAGGACAAG CTAGCATCATTGAAGCAGGCCAGAGACGCAGAGCAGATGGATTCACAGCATCAGGACCACAGCCAGGCTCTGCAGCTCCTGCAGGAGAAG TACGCAGCGTTGGAGCAGCGGTCTGCGGCGGCGAGGGAGGGGCTCCAGGGGAGAGTCTCTGAGCTGGAGGGGAAGATGGAGGAGCAGGCCGCGGTGGATACAGCTGGAGAg GTGAAGCGGGTGATGAACGGGGTCTTCCAGTCCTTGAGGGGTCAGTTCCAGGTGGAGGAGTCCTACTCCGGCCAGGTCGTACTGGGCCTCATCGTTTCCACCATCAAG AACGTGACTCTCCAGCTCCTCAGCGGCTCGGACACACAGACGGTTAAACGTGAAccgcaggaagaggaagacgaggaggaggaggaggaggaggaggaggaagaagaggaagaagaggagacgaTGGAGGACAATGAACGTGAtgtgaggcagagagacgcCGCTCCGCTGGTCAACGGCGAGAAAGAAACGGAGGACGCAGAAGAAGGGCAGGCGCGGGTGGTGCAGAACGGACTTGCAGGAACGCAAGCAAAGGAGGAGTCAGTAGAGTCGGTGGAGGCGGTCGTCGCCGTGGAGACGGAAGTCGCTCTGAGCCCGGCGACGTTcgtgggggaagaggaggaggagccggaggcgGAGCCGACGGCCTCTGAGGGGGTGCCGGGTGCGTCTGAGGTAGTGCCAACGGGGGCGTCTGAGGCAGAGCCATCGGCAGCGTCTGAGGCGGAGCCCAAGGCGTCTGAGGCGGAGCCCAAGGCGTCTGAGGCGGAGCCCAAGGCGTCCGAGGCGGAGCCCAAGGCGTCTGAGGCGGAGCCGACAGCGGACCCTTTGACCAGCGccccagcagacagacaggatgtgATGACGACCCAGGGGGAGCCGGAGCGAGGACGCTCGACAACAACCGCCGCTGATCTGGATCCAAGCCCCGCCTCCCGGCATACGGAGGAGCCCGCCAGCTCTTCAGAGCCTGAAGGGAGCTCCGGGGGTCCCGGGGTCGACCCCATAGGGAGCGAGGTCATGGCACCCGCCCCCCTACtggaaggaggcggagccagCATGGACACAGAGGAGCCCCTGGGTGCCGTCACCGTGACGATCGAGGAACGGACCGGCCCACCCAagcaccccccacccccgcccaaTTCCCAGCGGGACGGCACGAG TCTGTGTGGCGGTCTCGGTGAGGAgcgggaagagaaggaggaggaagatgaagaggagttTTTCCAGAGCACCCTAACAGCCAAACCATCGCAGCCACCACCCGAccatctggaggaggaggaggaagaggaggaggaggagatg AGTCTGAAGGGCCGGCCGCCCCCCACGCCGCTGTTCGGCGAGGACGACGATGACGCAGAGGACCTGGACTGGCTGAGTTGA
- the fkbp15b gene encoding FK506-binding protein 15 isoform X1, translated as MEGSPMQADRSSSSSSSTSQFFSVGDQGLLAFTMSVVGDIDEYLWREFQGAKLASLFGLDQASSQGNESFQYTAPKQPKKNSGAGLAGQKQAPPPGAPAVLLATAVQAFRYINGQYANQGKLGAAVLGNLSSKEHKLLLYLSQQKQVAAATIHASFVFTVQPNNYCTFYDDQRTNWSLMFDTEKIASDFCKEVCLAKVNSAPTLGGVVMQELGLGEGPAVEAGDSLEVAYTGWLLQNHALGQVFDSNVNKDKLLRMKLGSGKVIKGWDEGMVGMKKSGRRLMVIPPTLAYGSKGLAGRIPADSTLVFEVELRRVKLARDSGSDLTSAAPSPAPSLTPSPAPSMENLTPDSLAPTTSSGPGRPGEHPLRAKSNSLSEQLANPDTAKAKLISRMAKMGQPMLPFLAGGSGQPESSDSELEDSSISRGKERGEVSAPVQITSNPPPATQVHPHPHMVQHTALMPVAPQHAGIPGSGLAFQPYSYGSQTAVASAQLQPLGPGYPAQSVSYMGSGDVTSFLMTEARQHSTEIRLAVGKVADKVDQLSSKMEELNRQGGVSTGLSNASMETSMIMHSIQRLVQENECLKKEVFEKSSRIEEQNRKIGDLINQNQRHVEQSNLLMEQRSDSLQTSSQQSHTRLLEAEKDKHALLQDLSPCQVRLTEDLASSVTRAAQLQLDAASSQQRATDLQIKLSAALQEGVGQGERISAMEIQLEELKESVASLQTQYRAEKQRRKEMEQALGEVKEELQDARSDKENLEKTLADRKRKWQAERLRRDEEVEEVRRSSQEEVDGLRAQLRKARSSHDGAASEQLSQLQAELEEEWRGRSEKAAAASREQHRREVSEVSEQREALQQRVGQLQDKLASLKQARDAEQMDSQHQDHSQALQLLQEKYAALEQRSAAAREGLQGRVSELEGKMEEQAAVDTAGEVKRVMNGVFQSLRGQFQVEESYSGQVVLGLIVSTIKNVTLQLLSGSDTQTVKREPQEEEDEEEEEEEEEEEEEEEETMEDNERDVRQRDAAPLVNGEKETEDAEEGQARVVQNGLAGTQAKEESVESVEAVVAVETEVALSPATFVGEEEEEPEAEPTASEGVPGASEVVPTGASEAEPSAASEAEPKASEAEPKASEAEPKASEAEPKASEAEPTADPLTSAPADRQDVMTTQGEPERGRSTTTAADLDPSPASRHTEEPASSSEPEGSSGGPGVDPIGSEVMAPAPLLEGGGASMDTEEPLGAVTVTIEERTGPPKHPPPPPNSQRDGTSLCGGLGEEREEKEEEDEEEFFQSTLTAKPSQPPPDHLEEEEEEEEEEMSLKGRPPPTPLFGEDDDDAEDLDWLS; from the exons ATGGAGGGCTCACCCATGCAAGCAGACaggtcttcatcctcctcctcctccacctcccagttCTTCTCTGTTGGAGACCAAGGCCTGCTTGCATTCACAATGTCTGTGGTGGGAGACATCGATGAATACTTGTGGAGGGAGTTCCAGGG GGCCAAGCTGGCCTCCCTGTTCGGACTGGACCAGGCGTCCAGCCAGGGCAACGAGTCCTTCCAGTACACTGCTCCCAAGCAGCCCAAGAAGAACTCTGGAGCAG gcctgGCAGGCCAGAAACAGGCTCCACCCCCGGGCGCGCCGGCGGTCCTTCTCGCCACGGCAGTCCAAGCCTTCAGATA CATAAATGGACAGTACGCAAACCAGGGCAAACTGGGAGCTGCTGTCCTGGGGAATCTCTCATCGAAAGAG CACAAACTCCTGCTGTACCTGAGCCAGCAGAAGCAGGTGGCCGCAGCCACCATCCATGCAAGTTTCGTCTTTACG GTCCAGCCAAACAACTACTGTACGTTCTACGACGACCAGCGTACCAACTGGTCGCTGATGTTCGATACAGAGAAAATAGCGTCCGACTTCTGTAAGGAG GTGTGTCTGGCCAAGGTGAACAGTGCCCCCACCCTGGGGGGGGTGGTAATGCAGGAGCTGGGCCTGGGGGAGGGCCCTGCGGTGGAGGCGGGAGACTCCCTTGAGGTGGCCTACACCGGCTGGCTGCTCCAGAACCACGCCCTGGGTCAG GTGTTTGACTCCAACGTGAACAAGGACAAGCTGCTGAGGATGAAGCTGGGATCTGGGAAGGTGATCAAA GGTTGGGATGAGGGCATGGTGGGGATGAAGAAGAGCGGGCGTCGCCTAATGGTGATCCCGCCCACTTTGGCCTATGGCTCCAAGGGATTGGCTGGTCGCATCCCCGCTGACAGCACACTGGTGTTCGAGGTGGAGCTTCGACGG GTTAAGCTAGCCAGGGACAGCGGGTCGGACCTGACCAGtgctgccccctcccccgccccctcgctGACCCCTTCACCAGCCCCCAGTATGGAGAACCTGACCCCCGATAGCCTGGCCCCCACAACCAGCTCCGGCCCAGGGAGAcctgg agaACATCCCCTGCGTGCCAAGTCCAACTCCCTCAGTGAACAGCTGGCG AATCCTGACACGGCCAAAGCAAAGCTCATTTCTCGCATGGCCAAAATGGGCCAGCCCATGTTGCCGTTCCTAGCGGGGGGGTCCGGGCAGCCAGAATCCAGTGACTCAGAGCTGGAG GACTCCAGTATTtccagggggaaggagagaggagaagtatCAGCTCCCGTTCAGATCACCTCCAACCCACCCCCCGCCACACAAG TGCATCCTCATCCTCACATGGTGCAGCATACTGCCTTAATGCCCGTCGCCCCGCAGCATGCTGGGATACCAGGCTCAGGGCTCGCCTTCCAG CCCTACTCGTACGGCAGCCAAACTGCAGTGGCGTCCGCACAGCTCCAGCCCTTGGGTCCCGGGTACCCCGCCCAGAGTGTCTCCTACATGG GCTCTGGTGATGTCACTTCCTTCCTGATGACAGAGGCCCGGCAGCACAGCACTGAGATCAGATTGGCCGTCGGTAAAGTTGCCGATAAAGTTGACCAGCTGAGCTCAAAG ATGGAGGAGCTCAATCGGCAGGGTGGTGTGTCAACGGGCCTCTCCAACGCCTCAATGGAAACCTCCATGATCATGCACAGCATCCAGAGACTCGTTCAG GAAAACGAGTGTTTGAAGAAGGAGGTGTTTGAGAAGAGCTCCCGCATTGAGGAGCAGAACCGGAAGATCGGGGACCTCATCAACCAGAACCAGAG ACACGTGGAGCAAAGCAACCTTCTGATGGAGCAGAGGAGCGACTCCCTGCAGACCTCCAGCCAACAGAGCCACACGCGCCTTCTGGAGGCGGAGAAAGACAAG CATGCTCTCCTTCAAGACCTAAGTCCTTGCCAG GTGCGTCTCACCGAGGACCTAGCGTCCTCCGTTACCCGTGCGGCTCAGCTCCAGCTGGACGCGGCCTCCAGCCAGCAGAGGGCGACGGACCTGCAGATCAAACTGTCTGCTGCCCTGCAGGAGGGGGTCGGCCAAGGGGAGCGCATCAGCGCCATGGAGATCCAGCTGGAAG agctGAAGGAGAGCGTAGCCTCGCTCCAGACTCAGTACCGTGCGGAGAAGCAGAGACGTAAGGAGATGGAGCAGGCACTGGGAGAGGTCAAGGAGGAGCTGCAGGATGCGAGGAGTGACAaggagaacctggagaag aCGCTGgcggacaggaagaggaagtggcagGCAGAGCGGCTGCGGCgggacgaggaggtggaggaggtgcggaggagcagccaggaggaggtggacggcCTGAGGGCGCAGCTCCGCAAGGCCAGGAGCAGCCACGACGGAGCGGCCTCGGAACAG ctgtcCCAGCTGCaggcggagctggaggaggagtggcGGGGTAGGAGTGAGAAGGCGGCTgctgccagcagggagcagcaCAGACGGGAGGTGTCTGAGGTGTCGGAGCAGAGAGAGGCTCTGCAGCAGAGGGTGGGCCAGCTACAGGACAAG CTAGCATCATTGAAGCAGGCCAGAGACGCAGAGCAGATGGATTCACAGCATCAGGACCACAGCCAGGCTCTGCAGCTCCTGCAGGAGAAG TACGCAGCGTTGGAGCAGCGGTCTGCGGCGGCGAGGGAGGGGCTCCAGGGGAGAGTCTCTGAGCTGGAGGGGAAGATGGAGGAGCAGGCCGCGGTGGATACAGCTGGAGAg GTGAAGCGGGTGATGAACGGGGTCTTCCAGTCCTTGAGGGGTCAGTTCCAGGTGGAGGAGTCCTACTCCGGCCAGGTCGTACTGGGCCTCATCGTTTCCACCATCAAG AACGTGACTCTCCAGCTCCTCAGCGGCTCGGACACACAGACGGTTAAACGTGAAccgcaggaagaggaagacgaggaggaggaggaggaggaggaggaggaagaagaggaagaagaggagacgaTGGAGGACAATGAACGTGAtgtgaggcagagagacgcCGCTCCGCTGGTCAACGGCGAGAAAGAAACGGAGGACGCAGAAGAAGGGCAGGCGCGGGTGGTGCAGAACGGACTTGCAGGAACGCAAGCAAAGGAGGAGTCAGTAGAGTCGGTGGAGGCGGTCGTCGCCGTGGAGACGGAAGTCGCTCTGAGCCCGGCGACGTTcgtgggggaagaggaggaggagccggaggcgGAGCCGACGGCCTCTGAGGGGGTGCCGGGTGCGTCTGAGGTAGTGCCAACGGGGGCGTCTGAGGCAGAGCCATCGGCAGCGTCTGAGGCGGAGCCCAAGGCGTCTGAGGCGGAGCCCAAGGCGTCTGAGGCGGAGCCCAAGGCGTCCGAGGCGGAGCCCAAGGCGTCTGAGGCGGAGCCGACAGCGGACCCTTTGACCAGCGccccagcagacagacaggatgtgATGACGACCCAGGGGGAGCCGGAGCGAGGACGCTCGACAACAACCGCCGCTGATCTGGATCCAAGCCCCGCCTCCCGGCATACGGAGGAGCCCGCCAGCTCTTCAGAGCCTGAAGGGAGCTCCGGGGGTCCCGGGGTCGACCCCATAGGGAGCGAGGTCATGGCACCCGCCCCCCTACtggaaggaggcggagccagCATGGACACAGAGGAGCCCCTGGGTGCCGTCACCGTGACGATCGAGGAACGGACCGGCCCACCCAagcaccccccacccccgcccaaTTCCCAGCGGGACGGCACGAG TCTGTGTGGCGGTCTCGGTGAGGAgcgggaagagaaggaggaggaagatgaagaggagttTTTCCAGAGCACCCTAACAGCCAAACCATCGCAGCCACCACCCGAccatctggaggaggaggaggaagaggaggaggaggagatg AGTCTGAAGGGCCGGCCGCCCCCCACGCCGCTGTTCGGCGAGGACGACGATGACGCAGAGGACCTGGACTGGCTGAGTTGA